The Sesamum indicum cultivar Zhongzhi No. 13 linkage group LG6, S_indicum_v1.0, whole genome shotgun sequence genome has a segment encoding these proteins:
- the LOC105164489 gene encoding uncharacterized protein LOC105164489 — protein MADKGQADLVMELADGSSNASSGGAEILIQGPEGIEIEVDARLSFSTTNNEAEYEALILGLELVYEAGAKILELYTDSQLIAMQIEGSYETKEKSMTMYLKKAKSLMQQFDKCSIQQTLRCENDRGNLLVKFGIFFYRESKIEKLQSW, from the exons ATGGCTGACAAGGGGCAAGCAGATCTTGTTATGGAATTAGCAG ACGGATCGTCAAATGCTAGTAGTGGGGGAGCCGAGATCCTAATTCAAGGACCAGAAGGAATAGAGATAGAGGTCGATGCTAGGTTGTCTTTCTCCACAACTAACAATGAAGCAGAATATGAGGCCTTGATCCTAGGACTAGAGTTAGTCTACGAAGCTGGAGCAAAAATCTTGGAGTTATATACGGACTCACAACTCATAGCAATGCAAATTGAGGGAAGCTATGAAACTAAAGAAAAGTCCATGACAATGTATCTTAAAAAGGCCAAATCATTGATGCAGCAGTTTGATAAGTGTTCAATTCAGCAAACCCTAAGGTGTGAAAATGATAGGGGCAATTTGCTAGTGaagtttggaatttttttttatcgagAATCAAAAATCGAAAAGTTACAGTCGTGGTGA